The genomic segment TTGGTGTGTTATTTCACTAAAAACTGGCATaagtcaaatttttattttaggtttatGCTGGCTCAGTTGGACGACGGTTCTTAAAGACTTCCTACTAATCGCCTTAAAGcccaaagaaataaaaaacctctcaaaaatttacaatttttgacccactatatattatgttttatttaccattttttattacataacctgtatgtacatacataaataaattctatataaaatgcttgtaaaacagttttaattatGCTCCCTATATAACCGTTTTATCCTAGAAAGGTCTGTCAAAAGTATGTTGCTTATGAGTACTAGATTTTTTCTAGGAGACACACTTTTTCGGAAATACCTTGGCAACGGTGTATTTTACCCGCCAAACACTTGGCAAACTCTTACTCTCTTAAgcatatttcaaataatataaacatgCGCATAAGCCGTAACGTAGTTGAtaccaacatactacatatactctcttctacttcttcttcttctaaacTGTCGTAGTATCCAAAGATTTTTCAGGGAACGACTCCATAGGGTTGGGGTGAGTATTGCAAGCGATTTCTTCCACCCCAGCTTGCACAGAactgttattatatttttgtaactcCAGGTAGAAGAGGTAGACGTTGTAATGTCCAATCCAAAGAGAAACTAAAAAAACCATAAACGCTTATAAATTTATAGTGGCAACGTCGCAACAAAATGGCGAATTTTTCACATTTGACGTTTAATGTACATATATGACGGTGTATTGAACCTCCCATAAGGGGGGAAAATACTTATGAGGACTGAATGGCAGTAACTAATATACTTACTATATAGAGagaagaaatgtttaaaagagtaatttataattatacataGAGAAAGCATTTGTCAACACTATATACAAAATGGCCGACAATagtcaaatttttgacaaatgacGTTTCTTACTTAATAGGCCAGGGTTGACCACTTCCTTTGTTGCCAAAAtgtctaaattttaaaatgtcatgtAGTATGAATGAACCAATAATTCACCTAAAAATTACCTGCAAACGTTAGATTttgtttttgctcatttttaataattgacaTTTATCAGTTGAGCAAACCAACCAAGGTTGCCAAATCGTGTATAACAAGGTGAGCTTAAGTGACCTCTGGTCATTCATCTAGCGACGTGACTTAGGTcaacaattaatatatttactacataaaaggaaaaaaaaaattgtttacagaGAAAGCAATTGCAACTACTGTTTGCTAAAAAATTGGCGACAGCGCAGTTCCTAATTCTgtctttacaattttttctgttttgacAATTGACATTTATCGGCTGAGCAAGCCGGCCAGGGTTGCCAAAACTCAAACTGTGTAACTGACATTCAATATACAATATATCCAAATGCgaaagttttttaaacaataattaatcgTTATATATTCGTATATAGAGAAAGCATTTGACAACTGTACACAAAATAGCCGTCAATTGTCAAATTTTTCACATGATAGGCCAGGGTTGCCCAATTGCTTTGTTGCCAAAatgtatttactttaaatatgcTTATGAGTGAATTAAtacttaacctaaaaattttattgtaacgTTCGATTTTGCTCGCTAATAAATTGGCAACTGCGTGGTAAATAAAACTGCCTATACACCTTTCGCTGACAGTTTTGACAATTGACATTTATCAGCAGAGCAAACCGATCAGGGTTGCCAAGTCGTGCAGAACAAGGTGTAACTTACATCCAATATATAAAGGTGCAAACTAAATGGGAAAATGCTTATGAGGGCTGGATGAGTGACCTTTGTCAGTAGTAAGAATATTAACCTTACTACACAAAAGGAAAGAAGTTTTCAAAAGAATAactaaaatttgtataaaaagaaAGCACTAAAAGTCAACACTGTAAACAATATGGCcgacaattaacaaattttttgacacTAGACAGGTCAGGGTTGCCGATATTGCTTAAGAAACTTTGTGGtcaaaatgtgtttaaaaatgCCTATGAGTGAACCAatatttaacctaaatatttccTGATGGCGTTGAATATTACTCTCTAATAATTTGGCAACATCGTGGTTCATAAAACAGTCTCCACACCTTTCTCTGACATTTACCGACCAGGGTTGCCAACTAGTATATAACAAGGTTTAACGGTAATGTGTATAGACAGCATATCGAATCGCGATGTTGCCATATACTTACTACATAGGAGGAACGCTATAAGAAACGTTGGCGAAAAATTCTCAAAGTCCAAATTATTCATGGCCGTAAATATTGTCAGAGTGAATAAGATGACGAACTCTATAAGGAGATATAGAAGCACGATGTTTTCTTtaccctaaaataaaaattaaaattttaaaatattaatggcGGGAGCGGTTATATTTGAACTGGCTTAAATCTAAGTGATGCGACGTTGCCAGTAGGCTTAGAATGTGCCCCGTTTCAAAGGCAATTTAAGGTCGCGAGATCAAACttcgattttaatttaattattatttgttcttACCTGTATCAGGGCAGTAATCAGGATAATTCCGGcgaaaatgttaataattccaATAAAAACTCCGCAGGCAAAGTACGTTTTAAACGTATCCAGGACTTCGTTACTTGACAGCCAGATGCTGCCGCCTATTATAATGCATATACCCAGGGCctaaaaaaattccattatccAAATTAGCTTATAAATAAACCTCTAGAACTTTTCCTTAGTTTATTGACAAAATTTGGCACAATTTGACAACGccgaaacaaaattaaaaaaaaaaaactttttttagaataaatatttagtaaacaTACCAGGTTCTTAAGGGCCATAATCATGGCCCAAGTTTTCGAGCTAATCCAGAGCGTCGGTGAGAACTTCCTCATTTTTCCACaaaatttcactaaaaaaatcaacacCCTTTTACTCTTGCACCGAGCGAGTCAAAACACACAATCTGGAAACGAAGGGAGCCAGAGGAAATCGAGAGGAGCCAGACGCCAGACGTCTGGACGCCAGCCACAGCGAAACCGACGCCGTTACACTTCAACTTAATAATCGGAAAATTACTAGAAAAGCAAACAAAAGTAattggatttatttaaatagttgaCATGTTGGCAACGTTGGGTCATGGTTATAAGCATATTCGAGGGTGGCTAACTTGAGTCCGTCCTAtgaaaaaaacctcaaattacgagacagttttaccacgaaccaaaactctttatttttactctcgacacgtgtttcgctaacgatgttagcatcttcgggagggAGTCTGATCGAGTGTCATTAATATCTATCAGTTTCTTTGACGAGCTAAAATGAGGATGTACTGGAACTGTCACGAATTGTCACTTGTCATAATTCATATCTGTCAATTTTTTAGACAAGGAAAGATAGCAAAAGCTTAATCAAGCAAGTTTCTTAGACAAGAAAGGGGGCACCGGAGTTCTATGTTGACTTAAAAGTGACAGTTCTACAATTGGAATTTTCCTACTCTGCTCTCTTGCCTTGATCAAGATAATGACGTTTGATAATTGACATTTATGACATATGACAGCTCTGGTTGACTTAAAAAAGAATTTGTTCACTACTGTGCctgaaataatttgaatttagcGCCAAATGTGAACATTAGACACTTGAAATAAATGACAGTTGATAATTGGTGGTTAAGTTGGGTTATGTAAGCGATGGCGTTTTCTCTTTGGTAAATCAGTACAAACCTGATTTTGTTTATAATGAAATTTATGGAATGGAAAATCTTTTTGTGAAATGGAAACTTTTGCCATACTTCATATATGGTAgcagttttctttcatttggagattttttcaattttcaaattttttgcctcaactgcctggaagagtaaattcaatatttttattcatttcagTCAGTAAAATATCGAGTttccttaattaaaataaaaccaacatatatgaacaaaaaagtttattaaatattaacaattaataagaaaagtCTGCACTTTATACCGCTTAAGTGGCATAAACAAGTTCCTAAACTACCGACTAGATTAGACCAAATTAAATTACAcataacaaatatttacaaaaaaaaacaattaacgtAAGCCCATagggctaaaaaaaaatattattagcacCAGTTGACCCTGTACAAAATTGTCTTTATCCTACAATcacactagaaaaaaaaaatgtcacaatAGCCATCTTtggttaaaaattgttaaaaaactcAACATTTACACGTCATCTCATCGTACAAGAAATGCCCTAACTCGGCACATCTTCAGTTTTCATGGAAATATCCAGAACGTCCGTGGGTAGCTCCACTGGTCCCCCGTCACCCCCTTGCAGCTCCCTCTGCTCGTTCTCGCTCAACTCCCGCACGTTTCCTGGCAAATAATCCTTCCAGGAACGGAACAGGTACCTGGTGAACTTCCTCAGCTGCCTGAACTTACAATAAGTCGCCCCCTCGGCCGATTCCAGCTGCTGCGTCTGGATCAGAAAACCCTTTTCCTTAAACGTCTGCTCCAGTTTCTCCCTTTGCATCGACTTTCTCGATTTCCGCTTCTTGTTGCTGCGTAGAAGTGGTTGCTGCTGACTGCCGGTACTGCCGCAATCCGATTGGGGCGAGGCGAGACTCGATCCCGGCAAATCGGGGGTGAGGAGGAAATCGGAGGTCGAGGTACCGCCGGTGATTTCCAGGGGCGGCGCGGGGTAGATTTTCTCCCCGCTGGCTTGCAAAAAAGCCCCGGTGCTGGAGCCTTGAGTGTTGGTCACTTGCTGCTGTAGGGTTTCTCTGGGGAAGAACTCGTAGCCGCGCATGCTTTTGTCACCCGTGCCGCTGTAGTACCTGataattcaacaaataaaataaatttcgagtgatttattaaaaaagaaatttagttTGGCAACGTTGGTTGGACAGCCCAAGCAGCAGACTTGAACGATAAATTTGGCACCGCTGGGTAATAATTGGCCAACTTGATCCACCAATAGGATCCGCCAGTTTGACTCTGCCTTGTTGTCAGATTTCGATATTGTCACAAAACCCCTGTAACCCCATAATACACAAATTAGGAGCTTGCAAAATagggaaatttttaattacgATCAAGGCATTCTCAAAATTAACGAATTGGCAGTACGGCACGTTGTTGCCAGATAAACTTATCTTTGAACCTGTAGCTCTATAAAAAGTAGTATATAATTAATAGAAAAGCCACTTGGGTACATtacgttaataataattacgcgtaaaataaataaagttgacGTGTTCAAGTCCCGCTGTTTAGGCAGCCCACATTGCGCGTGTCATGAATTTGACAGACGACAAAAGACAAATGGCGTAAGCTGTCTAATCTAATTTCAGTGCCGCCAACTGTCTTtaagtgacatttgacagttCGCAGATTATTTGCAATAATTTGGGCACGAAAGTTATGTGTCTCTCGGGTCATAACTCCATTTATAATAGTCGGATTGGTATCATTTTTGTGTTGAAAGGTGCCTTGGAGTGTTCTCTTGCTTCCACTGAAAAAATGacgaaaatccatgcattagaagctTGTTTATATGAGATCATGTCCAAAAAAACCTCAGGTACTCTCTTCCCGACATAACTCGACTTCTAGCCTGTAGATTAGCTTCATTTTTGTGTTAAAAGGTACTTTGGAAAGTTCTTCAGCTTTCATAGTGttggagaaatataaaattagaatagtggactgtatttttatagGTGGAATGAAATATAACGACGGTTAAGACAACCCTATTAAAGTGGTGGCCTACCTTGCTGTCGCTTCTTTTTCTATCCAATTCAAACTGCTTGTCCCACAGGTTCACCTCCGGAGGGTTGTTTTGCTTAAAGACGTGCCGGCACTTAATGTCTTTGGAATTCACTCGCGAAAAATATGTGTGTATATTGAGAGCAACCTATTTTGTTCAAGGTTTATGCGCTTCTCCTGACTGCATCAAATTCGGTGCAGTACTACCTGGTGATGCGTGCGACTCTTCTCGGTCAAAGAATAAGGCTGTCTCACTATGACGCGATAAAAGGCCGCGAAAGTAATTAGAATaagattagaatttaaaaccaataaagctcatgttaattatatttaaacacaagacctaataaagaaaaaaatatatatataaataagtaacCATTCCGCTTTGACGGAACATACCGCCCACCTAAAATGTCccacattttaagtaaaaaaaaagagcaaaaattaaaaaaagcatgaATTCTAACgcgaaatataaattttccgcAGGAAAAACTAATTGTTCGGTAATGAACATAACTTCGAGACAGGACGGCGCAGTATCCCCTTATGCGTCTTTACCGCTACAACACGCGTAATGCCATCCCTGCCTGGAAAACATTCTATTACACGACCCAACAACCACGAAAGGGGTGGAGCATTATCCTCCTTTATTAATACCAACGAATCAACTTCAATGGCTTTACTTGTATCATACCACTTCGACCTCTGATTAAGGGTGTGTAAATATTCATTATGCCACCTCTTCCAAAAATCCTGGTGAATACGTTGAATAAGTTGCCAGCGCGAAAGACGACCCAATTTAATCTCTGTTAGGTCGGATTCAACGAAGGTATTTAAGggttcaaaattcaaaaaatgactaGGGGTCAAAGGGTTTAAGTCATTAGGGTCGCTACTTAATGAACAGAGAGGTCGAGAGTTTAGGATTGCCTCTATTGAGGTCAAGACAGTATTAAACTCCTCATAGGTGAGGATGTGCGAACCAACTACGCGATGTAGATGGCCCTTTACGGCCTTAATTCCAGCTTCCCAAATTCCACCAAAATTTGGGGCTGAAGGGGGGTTGAAATGCCACACTATGCCTTCGTGGATCGATGCATTACGCATATTTTGCATCAACTCTTTTGACGCACCCACAAAATTCGTCCCACAATCGCTAAACATGTCTGTGACACGACCTCGGCGAGAAACAAAGCGCCTTAATGCGGCCAGAAAGGCATCGCTTGATAGCTCTGTAACCAGTTCCAGGTGAAGAGCCTTTGTGCACAAGCAGACAAAAAGGCAAATATAAGCCTTACAAGTTTTGCTGCCACGATGCTTGCCCATAGTGATTAAGTATGGCCCTCCAAAATCCACACCACTTTTGGTGAAACATTTTACTTGATTTACTCTGAAGGACGGTAAATCACCCATAAGAGGAATTTGTGATGAAGGGTTACACCTAAAGCAACGCATGCAGGAAGACaaaacctttttaataattcttcttgAAGAAGGAATCCAAAAGCGTTGACTGAGTAGGAATTGGGTAGTTTGGAAACCAGGGTGCATATATTTAATGTGAGTTTGTTCAATGATGAGAGAGGTAATTCGATGATCACTGGGCAATAGACAGGGGTGTTTATGATTATAAGAAAGTGAAGCGTGCTTCAATCGTCCGCCCACCCTGAGAACACCATCCTTGTCTAAAAAAGGAGAGAGCTTCCGAATATATTTCGGTAATATTGTTAGATTAGGATTGGATTTCGAAAGTTCTGCCATTTCTTGAGCAAATGAAACTTTCTGAACTTCTCGGATTAAAAGTAAGAGAGCTCTATCCAATTCTGCCAATGTTACATGACCTTTATTGTCAACGAGTTTTGGAGCCTTTACATATGCACAGAAACGTAAAACATATGCAACAATACGAATAATCTTTGATAAAGAGGAGAATCTGGATATCAAATTATCCCAGAAGCTAACTACTGGAGTCGAGGTCAATAAAACAATCCTTCTTTTTTCAAGGTCTATACTATCGTCAAGTATACAGGGATCATTAACCCATTCAGTAAGATGAGACGTAAGGAATTCTGGTCCAGCCCACCATTTTTTGAGGTGAAGTAACTCGGAGGGAAGAAGACCTCTGGTTGCACAGTCAGCGGGATTATTTTCCGACTTAACATGAGCCCAGCAATCCGCAGataatttttcctgaatatACGATACGCGGTTACTTACAAAAGTAGTCCATTTATGGGGAGAAGACTTTATCCAGCTTAAAGCTACAGTGGAATCAGTCCATGCAAACAATGacgaaatatttatagaatgaGCAAGCGCTTCTTTAACTGATGACATTAAATCTGCCAATAAGACAGCCGAGCACAACTCTAGCCTTGGAATCGAGGTTGTTTTAAGAGGAGCTACTCTACTCTTAGAACATAGCAAATACGTCTGAACGTTATCATCATAAGTAATTATGCGAAAATAGACCACAGCGGCATACGCCTTTTCCGAGCTATCGCAGAAGCCGTGCATCTCACACAATTTCATCTGGGAAGGGATAATCTTTCGAGGTAATAAAAGGCTCGATAGGGTAGAAATACCTTCTTTAAATAAAGACCAGTATTCTTTAATAGAGTTAGGAGCAGGTTGGTCCCAGTCTAGTCCAGATGACCATAAttgttgaataattattttcaaagagacAGTAACAGGAGAAAGAAATCCTAAAGGGTCAAAAATACGAGCCAAATCAgataaaatgtttctttttgtaCATGGTTTTACTATAGATtctattttaaagacaaaagaaTCACTAAGAGGATTCCATTGCAAGCCTAAAATCTTGACTATGGAATCAGTCTCTTTATCAAAGGAAAGGGGGTTCAACTGTGTCAAAGAGGTGTCTaaatgagatattaataaaggCGTATTACTCGCCCATTTTCGCAATTCAAAGCCACCAAGagaaagcaacgaaattagtTCTTGCTGAAGGGCAAGAGCTGATTCGATAGAATCAGTACCGCTAACTACGTCATCCACGAATATTTCATTCTCTAAGACTTCAGATGCCCTAggaaatttaaacttataatccCTAGCAAGTTGAGTGAGAGTTCTAATAGCTTGGTATGGTGAAGAAGCTACACCGTAGGTTACGGTATTCAGTTGATAGTCTCTCACACGATCAGACTTTGAAAACCtccataaaattctttgaaaatttctacaggGTTGATCTATGAGAATTTGTCGAAACATCTGCTTAATATCAGCAGTGAATGCAACAGCATGGATGCGAAACTTTAACAGCAAGTGAAATATATCCTGTTGAAGCTTGGGGCCGACTAACAAAGTGTCATTGAGAGAAATATTATTTGCAGCCTTCGCGGAGGCGTCGAAAACAACACGAAGTTTTGTGGTTGAACTTTCCGGACGAAGAATACAGTGATGGGGTATATAATAAgagttttttatatctatatttgAGGGTAGGATTTCCATATGTCCAGTGTCAAGAAAATCCTGCATAAAAGCGCGATATTCATCATGGAGCTCGGGATTAGACTCCAGACGCCGCTCAAGAGAATAAAATCTGCGCAGAGCAATATCTCGAGTATTTTCAAAAACTGGCAGTTCCAAATTTTTGAAAGGAAGTTGAAGGACATATCTTCCTGAGGAATTTCGAGTATGTGTCCTCTGGAAAAATTCCTCTGCAGCAACCTCATCAGGAGAATGAGGACTGTAATTAGGAATCTGTTCCAGTTGCCAAAATCTTTTAACGACATCCATAAGTGTGGAGCCCACAGTAGCGCAAAGGCTATTAGGAATTGAGCGAGAAATAGATTCCTGGTGAGGCACACGACCCATAATTATCCACCCTAACTTAGTATTTAGAGCGACAGGCTTATCTATGGACTGCGATATCTGGCCTTGCTTCAcaagaaaaccaaaaacatCACCTCCAACCAACATGTCAATAGGACCCGAAACATTAAAACTTTCGTCTGCCAGCTCGAGATGAGAAAACTGAGTGAAGCAATCTGTGGGTAAATCTGAAGAGGGAAGGTTTTCgcatatttttggaattatggCAAAATCTAGAGAAAATTTGGGGTTTGTAAAACCTTTAGGCATGAAGGTGCATGTGACTTCATGAGAGACATTTGAGACAGTGTCACCTAAACCTTTAACAAACAGGGAAAGAGGTCGTTTGACTAGGCCCAAACGTTTAcataatttgtttgtaataaaattcacTTGACTTGCGCTGTCCAATAAGATTCGCGCATTGATAAATTGACCCTGGGAATCCAGAACCCGAATCTGTGCCGTGGCCAATAAAACAGAGCTTTCAGTATTTTTGTGTGGTTTGATATTGGTCAAGGCAACAGGTTGAGATCTGTACTCACAGTTTGTAGAAGATTCCTGCTCAACGGCAGGTGGCTGAGAACCTTCAAAGGAGTCACGGTGCAAAAGGGTATGATGAGGCTTGGAGCATTTTTCGCAGCGGCGACGAGATGAGCAATTAAACGAGTTATGTTTTAAACCTAAGCAATTGGTGCaccatttattagtttttgcaattttatatcTTTCGTGGGAATTTTTACTTAAGAATTCTGAACATTTATAAATTGAGTGATTATTTTTGTGGCAAAAGTAACATGACGCAGCACTAACAACAAAAGTTCTCTTTGGCATTgctgtttgttttatatatttagaagtACTAGGCTTTACATCTTTAAAAGAGCTTGAGA from the Anthonomus grandis grandis chromosome 10, icAntGran1.3, whole genome shotgun sequence genome contains:
- the LOC126741187 gene encoding uncharacterized protein LOC126741187; amino-acid sequence: MRKFSPTLWISSKTWAMIMALKNLALGICIIIGGSIWLSSNEVLDTFKTYFACGVFIGIINIFAGIILITALIQGKENIVLLYLLIEFVILFTLTIFTAMNNLDFENFSPTFLIAFLLCISLWIGHYNVYLFYLELQKYNNSSVQAGVEEIACNTHPNPMESFPEKSLDTTTV